The proteins below come from a single Corylus avellana chromosome ca3, CavTom2PMs-1.0 genomic window:
- the LOC132174551 gene encoding DNA polymerase I A, chloroplastic/mitochondrial-like, with translation CGLVSYLKILPLHATLYFVIILYLQVAKIDVKQETPVDHGEIICLSIYSGPEADLGNGKSIVWVDVLDGGGRDLLDEFAPFFEDPSIKKVWHNYSFDNHVIENYGLRLSGFHADIIHMAQLWHSSRQTEGGYCLEALTGNEKVMCGAQLFHEEKLFGKVSMKTIFGRRKIKKDGFEGKMMTISPVEQLQREERKPWICYSVLDVKSTLELYESLKCQLSKVPWLLDGVAVYGKSMFEFYKEYWQPFGELLIKMETEGMLVDRAYLAKVEKVAKAEQVVAANRFRNWASRYCPDAKYMNVGRDAQLRQLFFGGIANRKEPNEFLPEERIFKVPNVDKVIEEGKKTPSKFRNIRLHRILDTPLPTDIFTASGWPSVSGDALKTLAGKVSAEYDFMDEASDQQLDDNVENASENEVSEKQKSTSDVDNSAYGMGREACHAIADLCEVCSINHLISNFILPLQGSNRSGSNGRIHCSLNINTESGRLSTRRPNLQNLPALEKDRFKIRQAFIAAPGNSLIVADYGQLELRILAHLASCKSMLDAFRAGGDFHSRTAMNMYPHICEAIDKKQVLLEWHPQPGEEKPPVPLLKDVFASERRKATMLNFSIAYGKNPMGLARDWKVSVEEAKETVDLWYSDRKEVLTWQKKCKQEALDKRFVCTLLGRACQFPSKANFAAYQKGHIVGAAINTSVQGSTADVAMCAMLEISKNVWLKELGWKLLLQVRDEAILEGPTETAEVAKAIVVECMSKPFNGKNILQVDLSVDAKCALNWYSGK, from the exons TGTGGGTTGGTAAGCTATTTGAAAATCTTACCTCTGCACGCTACGTTGTACTTTgtgataattttatatttacaaGTTGCAAAGATAGATGTGAAACAAGAAACGCCTGTTGATCATGGGGAAATTATATGCTTAAGTATATATTCTGGACCAGAAGCAGATCTCGGAAATGGGAAGTCCATTGTGTGGGTTGATGTTCTTGATGGTGGTGGTAGGGATCTTTTGGATGAATTTGCTCCATTCTTTGAAGACCCATCCATCAAAAAG GTTTGGCACAACTATAGCTTTGATAACCATGTTATTGAGAACTATGGGCTTAGGCTTTCCGGTTTTCATGCTGACATAATACATATGGCACAGTTGTGGCATTCATCGAGACAAACTGAGGGGGGGTATTGTCTTGAAGCACTTACCGGCAATGAAAAGGTTATGTGTGGGGCTCAACTTTTTCATGAAGAAAAGTTGTTTGGTAAAGTCTCAATGAAAACCATCTTTGGtaggagaaaaattaaaaaagatggaTTTGAAGGCAAAATGATGACCATTTCTCCGGTTGAACAGCTACAAAGAGAAGAGCGGAAACCATGGATTTGTTATTCTGTCTTAGATGTGAAAAGCACACTAGAGCTTTATGAGAGCTTGAAATGCCAACTATCGAAGGTGCCATGGCTACTTGATGGAGTGGCAGTTTATGGAAAATCCATGTTTGAGTTCTACAAGGAGTACTGGCAACCGTTTGGTGAGCTTTTGATTAAAATGGAAACCGAGGGAATGCTAGTTGATCGGGCGTATCTCGCTAAGGTGGAGAAGGTAGCCAAAGCAGAGCAAGTGGTTGCTGCTAATAGATTTCGCAACTGGGCGTCTAGGTATTGCCCTGATGCCAAGTACATGAATGTGGGACGTGATGCACAACTACGTCAGCTCTTTTTTGGTGGCATTGCAAACAG AAAGGAACCCAATGAGTTTCTTCCCGAGGAGCGGATTTTCAAAGTTCCTAATGTTGATAAAGTGATTGAAGAGGGCAAGAAGACTCCTAGCAAATTTCGCAATATTAGGCTGCATAGAATCCTTGATACTCCGCTGCCAACTGACATATTCACAGCATCTGGTTGGCCCTCAGTTAGTGGTGATGCTTTGAAGACCCTGGCTGGAAAGGTTTCTGCTGAATATGATTTTATGGATGAGGCTTCCGACCAGCAATTAGATGACAATGTTGAAAATGCTTCTGAAAATGAAgtttcagaaaaacaaaaatcaaccaGTGACGTTGACAATTCGGCTTATGGAATGGGGAGGGAGGCTTGTCATGCCATTGCTGATTTATGTGAAGTTTGCTCCATTAACCACTTGATATCCAACTTCATTCTCCCCTTGCAG GGAAGTAATAGATCAGGCAGTAATGGGCGTATTCATTGTTCGTTAAATATCAACACAGAAAGTGGGCGCTTATCAACTAGGAGACCAAATTTACAG AATCTACCTGCCTTAGAGAAGGACCGGTTTAAGATCCGTCAGGCATTCATAGCCGCACCTGGGAATTCACTTATTGTTGCAGATTATGGGCAA CTGGAACTTCGGATTCTTGCGCATCTTGCGAGTTGTAAGAGCATGCTGGATGCCTTTAGAGCTGGTGGAGATTTCCATTCTAGGACTGCAATGAACATGTACCCACACATTTGTGAAGCAATTGACAAAAAGCAAGTGCTTCTTGAGTGGCATCCTCAACCCGGTGAAGAGAAACCCCCAGTTCCACTATTAAAG GATGTCTTTGCTTCTGAAAGAAGGAAAGCTACAATGCTCAACTTTTCCATCGCATATGGGAAAAATCCAATGGGGCTTGCCCGGGATTGGAAG GTTTCTGTTGAGGAAGCAAAGGAAACAGTTGATCTGTGGTACAGTGATAGAAAAGAGGTGCTGACCTGGCAAAAAAAGTGTAAACAAGAGGCCCTTGATAAACGGTTTGTGTGCACATTGCTAGGACGTGCCTGCCAGTTCCCTTCGAAGGCCAATTTTGCCGCCTATCAAAAAGGCCACATTGTGGGAGCTGCTATTAACACCTCAGTGCAG GGTAGCACCGCTGATGTTGCCATGTGTGCCATGttagaaatatcaaaaaatGTATG